A genomic segment from Callithrix jacchus isolate 240 chromosome 8, calJac240_pri, whole genome shotgun sequence encodes:
- the LOC100394603 gene encoding LOW QUALITY PROTEIN: ornithine decarboxylase (The sequence of the model RefSeq protein was modified relative to this genomic sequence to represent the inferred CDS: inserted 1 base in 1 codon), which produces MNTLAAIGTGFDCGSKTEIQLVQSLGVPPERIIYANPCKQVSQKYAANNGVQMMTFDSEVELMKVARAHPEAKLVLRIATDDSKAICRLRVKFGATXSRLLLERVKELNIDVIGVSFHVGSGCTNPETFVQAITDAGSVFDMGAEVGFSMYLLDLGGGFPGSEDVKLKFEAIACVINPALDKYFPSDSEVRIIAEPGRYHVASAFTLAVNIIAKKIVLKEQTGSDDEDELSEQTFLYYVNDGVYGSFNCILYDHAHVKPLLQKRPTPDEKYYSSNIWGPTCDGIDRIVERCNLPEMHVGDWMLFENMGAYTAAAASTFSGFQRPTISYVMSGPAWQLMQQIQNPDFPPEVEEQDVSTLPVSCAWERGMERHRAACASASINV; this is translated from the exons ATGAATACCCTTGCTGCTATTGGGACAGGGTTTGACTGTGGTAGCAAGACTGAAATACAGTTGGTGCAGAGTCTGGGGGTGCCTCCAGAGAGGATTATCTATGCAAACCCTTGTAAACAAGTATCTCAAAAGTACGCTGCTAATAATGGAGTCCAGATGATGACTTTTGATAGTGAAGTTGAGTTGATGAAAGTTGCCAGGGCACATCCAGAAGCAAAGTTGGTTTTGCGAATTGCCACTGATGATTCCAAAGCAATCTGTCGTCTCAGAGTTAAATTCGGTGCCA GCAGCAGGCTCCTTTTGGAACGGGTGAAAGAGCTTAATATCGATGTCATTGGTGTCAGCTTCCACGTAGGAAGCGGCTGTACCAATCCCGAGACCTTTGTGCAGGCAATCACTGATGCCGGCAGTGTTTTTGACATGGGGGCTGAGGTTGGTTTCAGCATGTATCTGCTTGATCTTGGCGGTGGCTTTCCTGGATCTGAGGATGTGAAGCTTAAATTTGAAGCGATCGCCTGCGTAATCAACCCAGCATTGGACAAATATTTTCCGTCAGACTCTGAAGTGAGAATCATAGCTGAGCCCGGCAGATACCATGTTGCATCAGCTTTCACACTTGCAGTTAATATCATTGCCAAGAAAATTGTATTAAAGGAACAGACTGGCTCTGATGATGAAGATGAGTTGAGTgaacaaacatttttatattatgtgaatGATGGTGTCTATGGATCATTTAATTGCATACTGTATGATCATGCACATGTAAAACCCCTTCTGCAAAAGAGACCTACACCAGATGAGAAATATTATTCATCCAACATTTGGGGACCAACATGTGATGGCATTGATCGGATTGTTGAGCGCTGTAACCTGCCTGAAATGCATGTGGGTGATTGGATGCTCTTTGAAAACATGGGCGCTTACACTGCTGCTGCTGCGTCTACTTTCAGTGGCTTCCAGAGGCCGACAATCTCCTATGTGATGTCAGGGCCTGCATGGCAACTCATGCAGCAAATCCAGAACCCGGACTTCCCGCCCGAAGTAGAGGAGCAGGACGTCAGCACCCTGCCTGTTTCTTGTGCTTGGGAGCGTGGGATGGAACGCCACCGAGCAGCTTGTGCTTCAGCTAGTATTAATGTGTAG